Within the Deltaproteobacteria bacterium genome, the region CTTGTAAGTCATACCTACTATTTACTCATTCTCGACGCTGCTAGTGGCAGCTTACTAGGTCGCCACCAAGCTAAAGATATTGAAAAAATTGTTCTCTCACCACCAGTAGTACATAAAAATTTTATTGTCTACACAACTGGTGATCTACTTGAAGCCTTCAATATTCGCCGCAAACAATCAGCAGATCCTAAAAATATTGATATATTTCCCCTTAAAAAATAGCCGCAACAAATTACTTTTTAGTAAGGTATACGTGAATATACTAATCATTACTGCTTATGTATTTCTTTTGCTGCACGCTTTATTGCTGTGATAACTTTTTCATCTTTTTGCAAACCTTGAAATCTAGTTTCGCCGATATAAAAAGTCGGCAATGCTGTAATATTTGATTGCTTGCCGCAGGTATAATCGTCAGCTAAGCGACTGTTGGTGCTATTTGAATGCATACAAGCAGTTAAACTATTCTTATCAATACCTAATTGGCTAGCGTTCATTTGCAACGCCGGTAAAGATAAATCATCAGCTGAAAATAAAATATCAACCATTAATTCACCACGACCAGCTGCTTCTGCACAAACTGCCACCCGTGCAGCGTCCGCAGCATATTTATGCATAGCTAGAGGAAAATGTTTGCGCACAGCACGAATAGGCTTACCTAATTCTGCGCTCATCGTTTCAACTATGCGATTAAGTGCGAAATGCTGAGTGCGACAATATGGACATTGAAAATCAACAAACTCAACTACAGTGATAACGCCAGTATTTGCCTCCCGCACACAAGCAGATATTGGCTTTGAATTATTTTCTGAAACTGCGGGTGGCTGAGTAACTAAGCCAAAAACAAAAGGTGCACCAAAACCTATTAAAAAAAGTGCACTAAAACCTAAACGGCCACGCTTAGTAAGCGGTGCTATTGGCTTTCTATTTAATAAGACCAAAACCGCAATACTCAGCTGAGCAAAATCACCAATACAACAATATTTGCAAAAAGCTTTAATAAAAACAGCTTGCTCAATAAATAGTGCAATACCCGTAAACCCACCCAAAGTTGCGGCTAAAGTAAGTAAGCGACGAGCAATTGGTAACTGCAAGTGTAATAATATTAAAATAAACAAAAAATAAGTGACAGCAAAAACCGGTGTTGGAATACCTGCAATATATGCAAAACGTGATGCTCTAACTAGATCACAACCTTGGCCTGGTCCACAAAACATATTTGATGTTTGGGTATAATCCCATAATAAAACTACACTTGCACCTAAACCTACAATGGCTAAGGTTCGTAAAATCCAATCAATAAGCGCATTATGCGCAGAAATCTTTGAATTCGCAGTAGTAAACATGATGATTAGTCATTATATACAATCCCTATCACCTATCTGGAAGGTTTTACAACCGACATAAATGTAAATGAACGACATAATAATCATTGGCGGTGGTATTAGTGGCATGAGTTTAGCGCATTTCTGCGCTGCTAAGGGATACCAAACTCTCGTTATTGAAAAAGCACCGCATTTAGGAGGTTGTATTCATTCATGGTACCCATTCAGCGATTATTGGGTCGAATTGGGCACTCATACTTGTTATAACTCGTATGTTTCACTTTTACATATAATTGAACAATTAGGTCTGCGTAACGAAATAACCGCTCGCCGAAAAGTTTCTTTTCGCTTGTTAATAGAAAACCAAATACACCCAATTTTAAATAAATTATCTATCAAAGACATAATGCTGCGCCTTTGGCGCCTGTTGTATCAGCGTAAAACCAATAAAACCGTGCGTGAATTTTACGAACCTATTGTTG harbors:
- a CDS encoding thioredoxin domain-containing protein; this translates as MFTTANSKISAHNALIDWILRTLAIVGLGASVVLLWDYTQTSNMFCGPGQGCDLVRASRFAYIAGIPTPVFAVTYFLFILILLHLQLPIARRLLTLAATLGGFTGIALFIEQAVFIKAFCKYCCIGDFAQLSIAVLVLLNRKPIAPLTKRGRLGFSALFLIGFGAPFVFGLVTQPPAVSENNSKPISACVREANTGVITVVEFVDFQCPYCRTQHFALNRIVETMSAELGKPIRAVRKHFPLAMHKYAADAARVAVCAEAAGRGELMVDILFSADDLSLPALQMNASQLGIDKNSLTACMHSNSTNSRLADDYTCGKQSNITALPTFYIGETRFQGLQKDEKVITAIKRAAKEIHKQ